The DNA segment GCTGACCGCGGCGCTGTAGCCGTGCCCCGCGTGAGGCGATCCGCCTCGGCGAGAAGGAGGTTGCCAAAGGGCTGGAAGCCGACTCTGACGCCGTTCAGCCCGCCGATCACGCGATGGATCGTTCCCCACTCCCAGATCGCGGTGGCGTCGACGCCAGTACGAGCGGCCAGACGTTCCGTCCTGACCCGCAAGTCGTCGCCGGAGTCGGGGGTGCAACGGACGATGGTCCCGAGGTCACATGCCGGTTCCGCCCTGAGGCCGTCGGGATCTATCAGCTTGAAGGTGGCGCCTTCTGCTTGGAGTGCGTTCGCTTCATGGACGTCGCCGTGCACCAGCACGGACGTTCGACGGTGGTAAGCGCGCTCGCGGCGATCGGCACATTCGACGGCGTCGTCGATCGTCGCCGCCGAACAGGGTCGTGCCAGCTCCTCCCAGAGCCGCGGTATGCGGTGCCGCATCCGATGTGCCAAGTCGGCGCCGGTCGGCAGGTCGATGTCGTCGTCGAGCGGGCGCCAGAGTTGCGCTACGAGGTCACACAACAGGTCGTGTTGCGCGTGATGGTCCACGATCACGTCGTGCATCGCCGGCCCGAGCCGCTCAAGCAGGAGTGCGTCTCGGGCAAGGTCGCGGCGGATCAGCCGTACGCAGCTCTTCCCCGCGGCGAGCTCGAGCGCGGTTGCTTCGTGGCCGAGCTGGCCTCGCCGTCCCGGCACCGCGACCTTCAGGACCGACGGGGTCCCGTCGGCGAGCGTGGCTTCGACGACCAGGGCACCGTGTCCTCCGCGCATCGTCGCGCCGATCGTCAGCGACCAGTCCTGGGCCAAGGAGTCCAGGACAGACGGCAGGCCGTCGAGCCATGCCGCGTGCCCGTCGGCGAGCGCGCTGTTCCGGACCTCATCGGGGATGTCGAGTGTCATCCGATTCATTTTCTCGCACCCGCCGCGGCACGAGGGCAGCACTGCTTGACGCCGGCCGACAAGTACGCTGTCCGGATGGCCTCCACCTCCGAGCACGTCGAGCTGCGCGACGACCTGCTCCGGCTGGTCACCGGCCGGCTGGTCGACCCGCTCGGCATCCTGCTGCAGTCAGAGGCGGCGGTCGCAGGCGTACGGCGGCAGCTGCGCAGCGACGCCGAGATGTGGGCCGCTCAGCTGCTCGGCGACGACCAGGAGCAGGCGAAACGGCTGGCCATCCGGCTGCTTGCCGCGCTCTATCCCAGCGACGAGCCGTTCCAGCCTCCCGACCAGTGGTGGCGCACGCCGCTGGGCCGCGTGGTCGCGCGTACGGTCGGCCATCCGGCCGCCGAGAGCCTGTCGCTCGCGGTCGCCGGCGCCATGCTCGGCATCAGCCGGCAGGGCGTACACGACCTGGTACGCCGGCACAAGCTCGACCGCCATCCCGACGGCGGCGTCACGTCGGAGTCGGTACGCCAGCGACTGCGCGGCTGAGAGGGCTCAGGAAGTCGGCGACGATCGGCGCCAGAATCTCCGGCGGCACCACGTGGCCGTGGCCGGAGACGATCCGCTGCCGGCCGTCCGGGATCGCCGCGGCGACCAGCCGACCGGCCTCGATCATCCACGCCGCACTCTCGCCGCCGGCGAGCACCAGCGTCGGCACCCGTACGTCGCGAGCCTGCTCCACCGGCGCGCGTCCGCCGCGACCGCGCGCGCTCAGCACCTCGTAGTCATACGGGATGGTCGCGGCATTGGCCTCCATCCAGCCCCACCACGGCCCGGACCGCATGCCGTCCACGACCTCGGCCGGCATCCCGGTACGAGCCAGGTGCGCCGCCACGGCGTCACCGAGCCGGCCGTCGGCGATGAGCGCCGCCACCTCGCCGTCCGGCTCGTCGTCGCTGAACGGCGGCTCATGCAGCACGAGCCGATCGATCGGCAGGCCAGCGGCGGCGGCGTGCAGCGCGAGCGCGGCACCGGACGAATGTCCATAGACCGCCGCCTCGCCGCCGACCGCCGCGATCAGCGCGGCCAGATCCTCGATCTCGCGACGCACCGCGTACGGCGCCGTGTCAGCGCTCGCACCTCGCCCCCGCCGGTCATAGTTGACGACCGCGAAACCGCCGGCGAGTGCCTCCGCGTACGGCAGCATCCCCTCACGTCCACACAACGCGCCGCCGATCAGCACCAACGGCGCGCCGGCACCGATCACGTCGTACGCGATGCGCGTGCCGTCAGCGGATGTCACGGTCTGGGTCATGTCCAGCTCCTCTCGTCACCAACGAATCGGAGCCGGCGCCGCGGTTTCGACATCGAGGATTTACGTTCGACGCGATCCTGCCGGCCTGACAGGATCGGCGCCGTGATTCCACTGGACACCTCACCGCGCGCGTTGGCTTTCCGCGCCGCGTACGACCGGCAGATCCGCCAGCGGCCCGGCAGCGCCAACGGCGGCACCATCGACAGGATCGGCCCGCTGGTCCGCAAGATCGGCTTCGACGGCGACGGCCTCCTGCTCTATCAGGGTGGCGCGAGCGGCGGCGAGCTCGACGAGCTGATCGCCAGCCAGATCGAACACTTCGGCAAGCTCGACCGGCAGGTCGAGTGGAAGTACTACACGTACGACGAACCGGCCGACCTGCCGGACCGGCTGGCCGCCGCCGGTTTCGTGCCGGACGAGCCGGAGTGCCTGCTGATCGGCGAGGTCGCAGAGCTGGCCGGCGAGTCGCCGCCGCCGGAGGGCGTGACGCTGCGCGAGGTGACCGGCCGGGCCGACCTGGAGCGCATGCGGGCGATGGAGGAAGCCGTCTGGGGTGTCCCGCACGACTGGCTGCCGGACGCGCTGACCCGCGCGATCACTGACGATGACCCGGCAACGGTCGTACTCGCGGAGGCCGGCGACCAGGTCGTCAGCGGCAGCTGGATCCGCTATTACACCGGCACGGAGTTCGCCTCGTTGTGGGGTGGCTCGACGCTGCCGGAGTGGCGCGGCCGCGGCATCTACCGGTCGCTGGTCGCGCACCGGGCGCGGCTGGCCGCCGAGCGCGGCTATCGCTATCTGCAGGTCGACGCGTCACCGGACAGCCGCGGCATCCTGGCACGGCTCGGCCTGCTTCCGGTCGCGGTGACGGTGCCCTACATCTGGCGGCCGCGCGGTGACTGACCGTACGCCGCTGCCGCTGGACGGTCCCGGTGTGAAGGTCGGCGACCCGCGCGAGCTGCTGCTCGGCTATCTGGACTGGTATCGCGAGGCGTTGCGACGAAAACTGGCCGGCCTGACCGACGCTCAGCTGCGCGCGCCGGTCGAGCCGTTCGGCTGGTCGCCGATCGGCCTCGTGCAGCACCTCGGCTGGGTCGAGAAACGTTGGCTGCGTTGGGGGTTCGCGGCCGCTGACGTGGTCGCCTATCCGGCCGGTGGCGACGCCGAGGAATGGGCCATCGACGCACCGACCGACGAGGTGTGGTCAGCGTACGAAGAGCAGGTGCGGCAAGGAAAAGCGGCGATCGGCGACGCCGGCCTGCAAACCGTCGCGAAAACCGGCGGACGCTTTCCGACCGAGGCCGACGCACCGCCGCTGGGCCGCATTCTTTTCCATCTGCTGCAGGAATACGCGCGCCATGTCGGCCAGCTCGACCTGCTGCGCGAACTCATCGACGGCACGACCGGAGAGTGACCCGGCACGACACCCGCGCCTCCTCGGCGCATACGCTCCTGACGTGCTGGTTTTGCTGCCACCGTCGGAGACCAAGGCGTCAGGCGGTCGTGGCCGTCCGCTGGATCTGGACAGGCTGTCCTGGCCGGAGCTCACCCCGGTCCGCCGCAAGCTCGCGGACGCGCTCGTCGAGCTGGCCGCCGACCTGCCGGCGAGCCTCGCGGCGCTGGAGCTGTCCGAGCGCCAGCTCGACGAGGTCGCGCGCAACGCCGTGCTGTGGGTCACGCCGACCATGCCGGCACTGCACAGATACACCGGTGTCCTGTACGACGCACTGGACCTCGGCACGTTCAGCCGGCAGGAACGGGTAAAAGCGCGCCGCCGGCTCGCGGTGGCGTCGGCGCTTTTCGGCATCGTCGGCGCCGCCGACCCGATCCCGGCATATCGACTGTCCGGCGGCAGCACGCTGCCGGCGATCGGCGGCCTGCGCGCCCTGTGGCGGCCGGTGCTGGAGCCGGTCCTGGCCGCGGTCGACGGCCTGGTCGTCGACCTGCGCTCCGGTGTGTACGCCGCGCTGGCGCCGGTCGCCGGCGCGGTGACCGTACGCGTCGTCACCGAGGACGACACCGGCCGGCGGCTGACCGTCAGCCACCACAACAAAATGTACAAAGGACGGCTCGCGGCGGCGCTGGTCCGCACCGGTCGCGAACCGTCCACTGTGGACGGTCTGGTGCGTACGCTGTCGCGGGCCGGGTTTCGCATCGAGCGATCCGGGACACACGACCTGGAGCTGCTGACCGATTAGGCTTGCCGCATGCCGCTCACGATCGCCGTCGCTCAGCCGGAGTGCGTCGCGTACGGCGTCACGAAAAACGCCGAGACGCATGCCGCGGTGATTCGCCAGGCGGATGCGCGGGTCGTGGTGTTTTCCGAGCTGTCGTTGACCGGATACGAGCTGGACGCGCCGGCGATCGCCGCCGACGACCCGCGGCTGGCGCCGATGGTCGACGCGTGCGCCGCGACCGGATCGATCGCACTGGCCGGTGCTCCGCTGCGTGGCGACGGCGACACGGCACACATCGCGACGCTGGCGATCGACGGCTCCGGGGCTGCCGTCGCCTATCGCAAGATTCACCTTGGTGGCGGCGAAAAACGCTTCACCGCCGGTGAGAAACCGGCCGTGCTGGCGGTCGACGGTTGGCGGCTCGGCCTGGCGATCTGCCGGGACACCGGCATCGCGCGGCATGCCGCCGACACCGCCGCTCTCGGCATCGACGCGTACGTCGCCGGGATCGTCGAGGACGACCTGCCTGCGCTGGACGACCGCGTCCGACGGATCACCACCGACCACAGCGTGTGGGTCGCGATCGCCAGCTTCGCCGGCCGCACCGGCGGCGGTTACGACCGGACACTCGGCCGGTCCGGGATCTGGTCGCCGGCCGGTGTCGCGGTCGCGCGCGCCGGCGCCGAGCCCGGCGAGTTCGTCCGCGCGGAGATCAGCCGACCTGCGACATGATCGCCAGCGGATGGCCGTCCGGATCGGCGAAGAAAGCCATCCACTCCTGCACGCCGGATTCGTGCCGGAAGATCATCTGCGGCGGCCGGATGAACTCGACACCGCGCGTACGCAGGTCGTCGTAGGCCGCCTGGATGTCCTCGACCCGGAAATAGAGCACCGACTGCTCGTCTTTCGGCTGGTCGGCGCGGCTGAGGAACAGCCGCGTCC comes from the Fodinicola acaciae genome and includes:
- a CDS encoding GNAT family N-acetyltransferase, giving the protein MIPLDTSPRALAFRAAYDRQIRQRPGSANGGTIDRIGPLVRKIGFDGDGLLLYQGGASGGELDELIASQIEHFGKLDRQVEWKYYTYDEPADLPDRLAAAGFVPDEPECLLIGEVAELAGESPPPEGVTLREVTGRADLERMRAMEEAVWGVPHDWLPDALTRAITDDDPATVVLAEAGDQVVSGSWIRYYTGTEFASLWGGSTLPEWRGRGIYRSLVAHRARLAAERGYRYLQVDASPDSRGILARLGLLPVAVTVPYIWRPRGD
- the yaaA gene encoding peroxide stress protein YaaA, with the protein product MLVLLPPSETKASGGRGRPLDLDRLSWPELTPVRRKLADALVELAADLPASLAALELSERQLDEVARNAVLWVTPTMPALHRYTGVLYDALDLGTFSRQERVKARRRLAVASALFGIVGAADPIPAYRLSGGSTLPAIGGLRALWRPVLEPVLAAVDGLVVDLRSGVYAALAPVAGAVTVRVVTEDDTGRRLTVSHHNKMYKGRLAAALVRTGREPSTVDGLVRTLSRAGFRIERSGTHDLELLTD
- a CDS encoding VOC family protein; translation: MLGELGQVSRTVSDIPRAVTWYGEVLGLPHLYTFGDLAFFDCAGTRLFLSRADQPKDEQSVLYFRVEDIQAAYDDLRTRGVEFIRPPQMIFRHESGVQEWMAFFADPDGHPLAIMSQVG
- a CDS encoding aminoglycoside phosphotransferase family protein — encoded protein: MTLDIPDEVRNSALADGHAAWLDGLPSVLDSLAQDWSLTIGATMRGGHGALVVEATLADGTPSVLKVAVPGRRGQLGHEATALELAAGKSCVRLIRRDLARDALLLERLGPAMHDVIVDHHAQHDLLCDLVAQLWRPLDDDIDLPTGADLAHRMRHRIPRLWEELARPCSAATIDDAVECADRRERAYHRRTSVLVHGDVHEANALQAEGATFKLIDPDGLRAEPACDLGTIVRCTPDSGDDLRVRTERLAARTGVDATAIWEWGTIHRVIGGLNGVRVGFQPFGNLLLAEADRLTRGTATAPRSAGRKPHRGG
- a CDS encoding DinB family protein, yielding MTDRTPLPLDGPGVKVGDPRELLLGYLDWYREALRRKLAGLTDAQLRAPVEPFGWSPIGLVQHLGWVEKRWLRWGFAAADVVAYPAGGDAEEWAIDAPTDEVWSAYEEQVRQGKAAIGDAGLQTVAKTGGRFPTEADAPPLGRILFHLLQEYARHVGQLDLLRELIDGTTGE
- a CDS encoding alpha/beta fold hydrolase, with the protein product MTQTVTSADGTRIAYDVIGAGAPLVLIGGALCGREGMLPYAEALAGGFAVVNYDRRGRGASADTAPYAVRREIEDLAALIAAVGGEAAVYGHSSGAALALHAAAAGLPIDRLVLHEPPFSDDEPDGEVAALIADGRLGDAVAAHLARTGMPAEVVDGMRSGPWWGWMEANAATIPYDYEVLSARGRGGRAPVEQARDVRVPTLVLAGGESAAWMIEAGRLVAAAIPDGRQRIVSGHGHVVPPEILAPIVADFLSPLSRAVAGVPTPT
- a CDS encoding carbon-nitrogen hydrolase family protein, whose protein sequence is MPLTIAVAQPECVAYGVTKNAETHAAVIRQADARVVVFSELSLTGYELDAPAIAADDPRLAPMVDACAATGSIALAGAPLRGDGDTAHIATLAIDGSGAAVAYRKIHLGGGEKRFTAGEKPAVLAVDGWRLGLAICRDTGIARHAADTAALGIDAYVAGIVEDDLPALDDRVRRITTDHSVWVAIASFAGRTGGGYDRTLGRSGIWSPAGVAVARAGAEPGEFVRAEISRPAT